One window of the Saccopteryx bilineata isolate mSacBil1 chromosome 2, mSacBil1_pri_phased_curated, whole genome shotgun sequence genome contains the following:
- the LOC136325035 gene encoding uncharacterized protein isoform X8 gives MSAVQPACLLYPVPLLHSTGHPLGCPSSDTVCWLWKMVKKSRAFRSGQLGNIRVLRSVKGAQAEELKFQSWFEVQPWTSHFSPGLSDSGLSGLDSCFQPVVCNPEHVRPQSLRGRRCRGSSAFIRFTC, from the exons ATGTCCGCTGTCCAGCCTGCGTGTCTTTTATATCCG GTTCCTCTTCTGCACTCCACTGGACACCCCTTGGGCTGCCCCAGCTCAGACACTGTCTGCTGGCTTTGGAAG ATGGTGAAGAAGAGCAGGGCCTTTCGATCCGGGCAGCTGGGAAACATTCGTGTTCTGAGAAGTGTTAAAG GGGCCCAGGCTGAAGAGCTCAAGTTCCAGTCCTGGTTCGAGGTCcagccttggacaagtcacttctcTCCCGGGCTCTCAGATTCTGGGCTGAGTGGACTAGACAGTTGCTTCCAGCCAGTGGTTTGCAACCCTGAGCACGTACGTCCTCAGAGCCTGCGAGGGAGGCGATGCAGGGGAAGCTCAGCTTTCATTCGCTTTACATGTTGA
- the LOC136325035 gene encoding uncharacterized protein isoform X6, which translates to MVISSMSAVQPACLLYPVPLLHSTGHPLGCPSSDTVCWLWKMVKKSRAFRSGQLGNIRVLRSVKGAQAEELKFQSWFEVQPWTSHFSPGLSDSGLSGLDSCFQPVVCNPEHVRPQSLRGRRCRGSSAFIRFTC; encoded by the exons ATG GTTATCTCTTCAATGTCCGCTGTCCAGCCTGCGTGTCTTTTATATCCG GTTCCTCTTCTGCACTCCACTGGACACCCCTTGGGCTGCCCCAGCTCAGACACTGTCTGCTGGCTTTGGAAG ATGGTGAAGAAGAGCAGGGCCTTTCGATCCGGGCAGCTGGGAAACATTCGTGTTCTGAGAAGTGTTAAAG GGGCCCAGGCTGAAGAGCTCAAGTTCCAGTCCTGGTTCGAGGTCcagccttggacaagtcacttctcTCCCGGGCTCTCAGATTCTGGGCTGAGTGGACTAGACAGTTGCTTCCAGCCAGTGGTTTGCAACCCTGAGCACGTACGTCCTCAGAGCCTGCGAGGGAGGCGATGCAGGGGAAGCTCAGCTTTCATTCGCTTTACATGTTGA
- the LOC136325035 gene encoding uncharacterized protein isoform X4 has product MAKGHQVISSMSAVQPACLLYPVPLLHSTGHPLGCPSSDTVCWLWKMVKKSRAFRSGQLGNIRVLRSVKGAQAEELKFQSWFEVQPWTSHFSPGLSDSGLSGLDSCFQPVVCNPEHVRPQSLRGRRCRGSSAFIRFTC; this is encoded by the exons ATGGCGAAAGGTCACCAG GTTATCTCTTCAATGTCCGCTGTCCAGCCTGCGTGTCTTTTATATCCG GTTCCTCTTCTGCACTCCACTGGACACCCCTTGGGCTGCCCCAGCTCAGACACTGTCTGCTGGCTTTGGAAG ATGGTGAAGAAGAGCAGGGCCTTTCGATCCGGGCAGCTGGGAAACATTCGTGTTCTGAGAAGTGTTAAAG GGGCCCAGGCTGAAGAGCTCAAGTTCCAGTCCTGGTTCGAGGTCcagccttggacaagtcacttctcTCCCGGGCTCTCAGATTCTGGGCTGAGTGGACTAGACAGTTGCTTCCAGCCAGTGGTTTGCAACCCTGAGCACGTACGTCCTCAGAGCCTGCGAGGGAGGCGATGCAGGGGAAGCTCAGCTTTCATTCGCTTTACATGTTGA